The following proteins are encoded in a genomic region of Drosophila willistoni isolate 14030-0811.24 chromosome 3R, UCI_dwil_1.1, whole genome shotgun sequence:
- the LOC6647144 gene encoding uncharacterized protein LOC6647144 isoform X1 has product MSLQPPSAAAAAATSVAPSSGNHLMRPQTLAAPEREPVQFNINLVGAPLEVEQLVEQIKSVAEQFLYHWKSFPIVLPQSLANSGLNLTASLANATNSVNSRKTRPINLRDLFIAPPFDELDAVASDGSGEPRRLTNVQLKTLRETGLQKDKYGKPKKLTLEQLETIRKNGEFDVPSLHFPGQVHKWRLSQLLQKGRARAHDSFLSDLALAARFLVVTARARIFSHFFSVMESGQALLGALAKLADMFIGVPALLAHNLDYKIKEERCRFLIAELVCRPEYEDCLDGLCAYVRKMLRRATMEKFDFNSCEISQPVPYLFLTPKGQEIDLRLFCRDIMRKALPILIGILERETRGWFLHFRERLIAELRAKKLNDKEIEEEVNEAVMREYLQRVYTSIMGNAKLSELGQGVPELLVHQAQSVVIMYKAVDKVQQDIKRSREDHEKCLSNDHSVLARVAPWLRSKLRHAEEHKLNKCAWSAHEEALKMCTQHNLHQTAYFLSRDLAFMKEREPVLLKELKNAKTPTRSFQWACRIWSPQAWIIRRNFQGQSDVIPTVISQQATSIVTPRSDPSQPVFLVEKEKIRTTSTRWPFWRLLNLIQRTWCWTWNMMFLLGILVPWCSPLGIRALCCVKPFMPDLELSQINGTLFPRKTSITQTMASRLIELWRHISKSRTHFETEPDTGFIGKGLTRNLNRTWNYFVKGFLGTLVILFAFPLICLATSCLSIGLAITAPLWIPVFVLLLHIYMILIYDLDAPDNTKNRYCILLEALIWNLLIQGLLQPLASVLVATLMCPLAAGTVLIVGVIRYTFRIVWDSLTFHLFIKKCGRVPASDSIAVKRVAGPGLALDYYFIIKPEQALAALEAKMELDEMQAYQHATERVILQPQQDFLQFVEACFGPFSAQLSKTGPYLALDREAQDLMSTLHEKLEKRRRELQTALTTQVKSRIKLNTKELKIAIQLAAHILEKYYPSHVIGRLSISEEEFWDNKGLTVNDWPGLAGLIYTDIFSLDFLTPLTEHDTHFKLEPHASLDLMRYTEMVKNANDVIGSKGLDLLGNVYAPRGNVQVHLPFLEVTAFNPRSRITLTFRKPEKRDMSVGLTTPRVRAQRAQHIPKSSPDTQKPWRPWKQQCGEKSVTEKLLIPLPVPHPVHIAIAIYNRDTEQPIPLDSELVWEILKSIEDCQGGDAIQVAQSVARYHGAVIESSNDSLASSSSIGSTRDSGSGSVSGSAIGNGTETLPCGNREVCTQVKVDAEPEPSSSGFHWTLSNWGANQAARRRTNSNVRVDLASPEDISLDTDSSRAVFNNAYGTTV; this is encoded by the exons ATGTCACTGCAACCTCCTTCAGCCGCTGCAGCTGCAGCTACATCTGTCGCCCCCTCGTCGGGCAATCATCTGATGCGTCCTCAAACTCTAGCTGCACCAGAGAGGGAACCTGTCCAATTTAATATCAATCTTGTAGGAGCTCCGCTTGAAGTCGAACAGCTGGTGGAACAGATCAAAAGTGTGGCCGAGCAGTTTTTATATCACTGGAAAAGTTTTCCCATTG TATTGCCCCAATCCTTGGCCAATAGTGGACTTAATCTGACAGCCAGCTTAGCAAATGCCACCAATAGTGTGAACAGCCGAAAAACTCGTCCAATAAATTTACGTGATCTGTTTATTGCGCCGCCCTTCGATGAGCTAGATGCAGTTGCCTCGGATGGAAGTGGGGAACCGCGTCGACTCACCAATGTCCAATTGAAGACTCTCCGTGAAACTGG CTTGCAAAAGGATAAATATGGAAAGCCGAAGAAATTAACTTTGGAACAATTGGAAACTATACGTAAAAATGG AGAATTCGATGTACCAAGCCTGCACTTTCCCGGCCAAGTGCATAAGTGGCGTCTATCGCAGCTATTGCAAAAAGGACGAGCACGCGCTCATGATTCATTTCTTAGTGATTTGGCTCTGGCAGCCCGATTTCTTGTGGTCACTGCCCGTGCACGTATATTTTCGCACTTCTTTTCGGTTATGGAATCTGGTCAGGCGCTGTTAGGAGCGTTGGCCAAGCTGGCGGATATGTTTATAGGAGTGCCAGCATTATTGGCGCACAACTTGGATTACAAAATCAAGGAAGAACGTTGTCGCTTTCTCATAGCCGAGCTGGTGTGTCGG CCCGAATATGAAGATTGTCTCGATGGCCTGTGTGCATATGTCAGGAAAATGTTACGACGCGCCACCATGGAAAAGTTCGATTTTAATAGTTGTGAGATTAGCCAGCCTGTGCCATATCTCTTTCTCACACCCAAAGGTCAAGAGATTGATCTTCGCCTTTTTTGCCGGGATATTATGCGCAAGGCTTTGCCCATTCTCATTGGTATCCTGGAACGTGAGACTCGTGGTTGGTTTCTGCATTTTCGTGAGCGTTTAATTGCCGAACTGAGAGCCAAGAAACTGAACGACAAAGAAATCGAGGAAGAGGTGAATGAAGCTGTAATGAGAGAATATTTACAGCGTGTCTACACTTCGATTATGGGCAATGCCAAGTTGTCCGAATTGGGGCAAGGCGTGCCTGAGTTGCTCGTCCACCAGGCCCAGTCTGTGGTGATAATGTACAAGGCTGTGGATAAAGTGCAGCAGGATATAAAACGCTCGCGTGAGGATCATGAAAAATGTCTAAGCAATGATCATTCGGTTCTTGCACGTGTCGCGCCATGGCTGCGCTCCAAGCTACGTCATGCCGAGGAGCACAAGTTGAACAAGTGCGCCTGGTCTGCCCACGAGGAGGCTCTAAAGATGTGCACTCAACACAATCTGCATCAGACGGCTTACTTTCTCTCTCGCGATTTGGCCTTTATGAAAGAACGCGAGCCAGTGCTGCTTAAGGAGTTGAAAAATGCCAAAACACCAACGCGAAGTTTTCAATGGGCCTGTCGCATATGGTCACCGCAAGCATGGATCATTCGTCGTAATTTCCAGGGACAATCAGATGTAATACCTACTGTCATTAGCCAGCAGGCCACTTCAATTGTCACGCCGCGCTCCGATCCCAGTCAGCCGGTCTTTTTAGTGGAGAAGGAGAAAATAAGAACCACAAGTACCCGATGGCCTTTTTGGCGACTGCTGAATCTGATTCAACGAACTTGGTGTTGGACATGGAACATGATGTTTTTGCTTGGTATCCTAGTGCCCTGGTGTAGTCCTCTTGGAATACGAGCACTTTGCTGCGTGAAACCGTTTATGCCCGATCTTGAATTATCGCAAATTAATGGCACTCTATTTCCACGAAAAACGAGCATAACTCAAACCATGGCCTCGCGACTCATTGAACTCTGGCGACACATATCAAAATCACGTACACATTTTGAAACTGAACCGGATACTGGTTTCATTGGCAAAGGTTTGACCAGGAATTTAAATCGCACTTGGAATTACTTTGTCAAGGGCTTTCTGGGCACCCTGGTCATACTGTTTGCCTTCCCATTGATCTGTTTGGCCACCAGTTGCTTGAGCATTGGACTAGCCATTACAGCACCATTATGGATTCCGGTTTTCGTCCTCcttttgcatatatatatgattcTCATATATGATCTAGATGCGCCAGATAATACGAAAAATCGTTATTGCATACTATTGGAGGCATTAATTTGGAATTTACTTATCCAGGGACTATTGCAACCGTTAGCATCGGTTTTAGTGGCCACTTTAATGTGTCCTTTGGCAGCTGGAACTGTATTAATAG TTGGTGTCATTCGGTATACGTTCCGTATAGTGTGGGATTCACTCACTTTCCATTTATTCATTAAAAAATGCGGTAGAGTTCCGGCATCGGATAGTATTGCTGTGAAACGTGTTGCTGGACCTGGTTTGGCCTTGGATTACTATTTCATTATCAAACCAGAGCAGGCTTTGGCCGCCCTAGAGGCTAAAATGGAGCTGGATGAAATGCAGGCCTACCAACATGCCACGGAACGAGTAATACTCCAGCCGCAGCAGGATTTCTTGCAATTTGTTGAGGCGTGCTTTGGTCCTTTCTCAGCTCAGTTGAGTAAGACGGGACCATATTTGGCTTTGGATCGTGAGGCGCAGGATTTGATGAGTACATTGCATGAAAAGCTGGAAAAACGTCGCCGGGAACTTCAAACGGCGCTGACCACACAGGTTAAGTCCCGCATTAAGCTAAATACCAAAGAATTAAAA ATTGCCATACAACTGGCCGCCCATATATTAGAGAAATACTATCCGTCTCATGTTATCGGCAGATTGTCGATTAGCGAGGAGGAATTCTGGGATAATAAA GGTCTCACAGTGAACGACTGGCCTGGATTAGCTGGTCTCATTTATACCGATATATTTAGTTTAGATTTTCTAACGCCATTGACTGAACATGACACACATTTTAAACTAGAACCACATGCCTCGCTGGACTTAATGCGCTACACGGAAATGGTAAAGAATGCTAACGATGTGATTGGCTCCAAGGGTCTGGATCTGTTGGGCAATGTATATGCACCACGCGGCAATGTTCAAGTGCATTTGCCATTCCTTGAGGTTACGGCATTTAATCCACGTTCACGTATTACGCTGACATTTCGTAAACCCGAGAAACG TGACATGTCTGTGGGTTTGACTACGCCACGTGTGCGGGCTCAGCGTGCCCAACATATACCAAAATCCTCGCCGGATACTCAAAAGCCCTGGCGTCCGTGGAAACAGCAATGCGGAGAGAAAAGTGTCACCGAAAAGCTACTTATACCGCTGCCAGTTCCACATCCAGTCCACATCGCCATTGCTATTTACAATAGAGATACTGAACAGCCCATACCATTGGATTCGGAACTAGTGTGGGAGATACTCAAATCGATTGAGGATTGTCAAGGTGGAGATGCTATT CAAGTTGCCCAATCGGTGGCTCGCTATCACGGAGCGGTTATAGAGTCTAGCAATGATTCTCTGGCTAGCAGTAGTAGCATTGGGAGCACCAGGGACTCCGGCTCCGGATCAGTGTCTGGCTCAGCAATAGGCAATGGCACTGAGACTTTGCCCTGTGGCAACCGAGAG GTTTGCACACAAGTCAAAGTCGATGCAGAGCCGGAGCCCAGTTCATCGGGTTTCCATTGGACATTAAGCAATTGGGGCGCAAACCAGGCTGCTCGTCGACGCACTAATTCCAATGTACGTGTCGATTTGGCCAGTCCGGAGGATATATCATTAGATACTGATAGCTCTAGAGCCGTATTTAACAATGCCTATGGTACAACGGTCTAA
- the LOC6647144 gene encoding uncharacterized protein LOC6647144 isoform X2, which produces MSLQPPSAAAAAATSVAPSSGNHLMRPQTLAAPEREPVQFNINLVGAPLEVEQLVEQIKSVAEQFLYHWKSFPIVLPQSLANSGLNLTASLANATNSVNSRKTRPINLRDLFIAPPFDELDAVASDGSGEPRRLTNVQLKTLRETGEFDVPSLHFPGQVHKWRLSQLLQKGRARAHDSFLSDLALAARFLVVTARARIFSHFFSVMESGQALLGALAKLADMFIGVPALLAHNLDYKIKEERCRFLIAELVCRPEYEDCLDGLCAYVRKMLRRATMEKFDFNSCEISQPVPYLFLTPKGQEIDLRLFCRDIMRKALPILIGILERETRGWFLHFRERLIAELRAKKLNDKEIEEEVNEAVMREYLQRVYTSIMGNAKLSELGQGVPELLVHQAQSVVIMYKAVDKVQQDIKRSREDHEKCLSNDHSVLARVAPWLRSKLRHAEEHKLNKCAWSAHEEALKMCTQHNLHQTAYFLSRDLAFMKEREPVLLKELKNAKTPTRSFQWACRIWSPQAWIIRRNFQGQSDVIPTVISQQATSIVTPRSDPSQPVFLVEKEKIRTTSTRWPFWRLLNLIQRTWCWTWNMMFLLGILVPWCSPLGIRALCCVKPFMPDLELSQINGTLFPRKTSITQTMASRLIELWRHISKSRTHFETEPDTGFIGKGLTRNLNRTWNYFVKGFLGTLVILFAFPLICLATSCLSIGLAITAPLWIPVFVLLLHIYMILIYDLDAPDNTKNRYCILLEALIWNLLIQGLLQPLASVLVATLMCPLAAGTVLIVGVIRYTFRIVWDSLTFHLFIKKCGRVPASDSIAVKRVAGPGLALDYYFIIKPEQALAALEAKMELDEMQAYQHATERVILQPQQDFLQFVEACFGPFSAQLSKTGPYLALDREAQDLMSTLHEKLEKRRRELQTALTTQVKSRIKLNTKELKIAIQLAAHILEKYYPSHVIGRLSISEEEFWDNKGLTVNDWPGLAGLIYTDIFSLDFLTPLTEHDTHFKLEPHASLDLMRYTEMVKNANDVIGSKGLDLLGNVYAPRGNVQVHLPFLEVTAFNPRSRITLTFRKPEKRDMSVGLTTPRVRAQRAQHIPKSSPDTQKPWRPWKQQCGEKSVTEKLLIPLPVPHPVHIAIAIYNRDTEQPIPLDSELVWEILKSIEDCQGGDAIQVAQSVARYHGAVIESSNDSLASSSSIGSTRDSGSGSVSGSAIGNGTETLPCGNREVCTQVKVDAEPEPSSSGFHWTLSNWGANQAARRRTNSNVRVDLASPEDISLDTDSSRAVFNNAYGTTV; this is translated from the exons ATGTCACTGCAACCTCCTTCAGCCGCTGCAGCTGCAGCTACATCTGTCGCCCCCTCGTCGGGCAATCATCTGATGCGTCCTCAAACTCTAGCTGCACCAGAGAGGGAACCTGTCCAATTTAATATCAATCTTGTAGGAGCTCCGCTTGAAGTCGAACAGCTGGTGGAACAGATCAAAAGTGTGGCCGAGCAGTTTTTATATCACTGGAAAAGTTTTCCCATTG TATTGCCCCAATCCTTGGCCAATAGTGGACTTAATCTGACAGCCAGCTTAGCAAATGCCACCAATAGTGTGAACAGCCGAAAAACTCGTCCAATAAATTTACGTGATCTGTTTATTGCGCCGCCCTTCGATGAGCTAGATGCAGTTGCCTCGGATGGAAGTGGGGAACCGCGTCGACTCACCAATGTCCAATTGAAGACTCTCCGTGAAACTGG AGAATTCGATGTACCAAGCCTGCACTTTCCCGGCCAAGTGCATAAGTGGCGTCTATCGCAGCTATTGCAAAAAGGACGAGCACGCGCTCATGATTCATTTCTTAGTGATTTGGCTCTGGCAGCCCGATTTCTTGTGGTCACTGCCCGTGCACGTATATTTTCGCACTTCTTTTCGGTTATGGAATCTGGTCAGGCGCTGTTAGGAGCGTTGGCCAAGCTGGCGGATATGTTTATAGGAGTGCCAGCATTATTGGCGCACAACTTGGATTACAAAATCAAGGAAGAACGTTGTCGCTTTCTCATAGCCGAGCTGGTGTGTCGG CCCGAATATGAAGATTGTCTCGATGGCCTGTGTGCATATGTCAGGAAAATGTTACGACGCGCCACCATGGAAAAGTTCGATTTTAATAGTTGTGAGATTAGCCAGCCTGTGCCATATCTCTTTCTCACACCCAAAGGTCAAGAGATTGATCTTCGCCTTTTTTGCCGGGATATTATGCGCAAGGCTTTGCCCATTCTCATTGGTATCCTGGAACGTGAGACTCGTGGTTGGTTTCTGCATTTTCGTGAGCGTTTAATTGCCGAACTGAGAGCCAAGAAACTGAACGACAAAGAAATCGAGGAAGAGGTGAATGAAGCTGTAATGAGAGAATATTTACAGCGTGTCTACACTTCGATTATGGGCAATGCCAAGTTGTCCGAATTGGGGCAAGGCGTGCCTGAGTTGCTCGTCCACCAGGCCCAGTCTGTGGTGATAATGTACAAGGCTGTGGATAAAGTGCAGCAGGATATAAAACGCTCGCGTGAGGATCATGAAAAATGTCTAAGCAATGATCATTCGGTTCTTGCACGTGTCGCGCCATGGCTGCGCTCCAAGCTACGTCATGCCGAGGAGCACAAGTTGAACAAGTGCGCCTGGTCTGCCCACGAGGAGGCTCTAAAGATGTGCACTCAACACAATCTGCATCAGACGGCTTACTTTCTCTCTCGCGATTTGGCCTTTATGAAAGAACGCGAGCCAGTGCTGCTTAAGGAGTTGAAAAATGCCAAAACACCAACGCGAAGTTTTCAATGGGCCTGTCGCATATGGTCACCGCAAGCATGGATCATTCGTCGTAATTTCCAGGGACAATCAGATGTAATACCTACTGTCATTAGCCAGCAGGCCACTTCAATTGTCACGCCGCGCTCCGATCCCAGTCAGCCGGTCTTTTTAGTGGAGAAGGAGAAAATAAGAACCACAAGTACCCGATGGCCTTTTTGGCGACTGCTGAATCTGATTCAACGAACTTGGTGTTGGACATGGAACATGATGTTTTTGCTTGGTATCCTAGTGCCCTGGTGTAGTCCTCTTGGAATACGAGCACTTTGCTGCGTGAAACCGTTTATGCCCGATCTTGAATTATCGCAAATTAATGGCACTCTATTTCCACGAAAAACGAGCATAACTCAAACCATGGCCTCGCGACTCATTGAACTCTGGCGACACATATCAAAATCACGTACACATTTTGAAACTGAACCGGATACTGGTTTCATTGGCAAAGGTTTGACCAGGAATTTAAATCGCACTTGGAATTACTTTGTCAAGGGCTTTCTGGGCACCCTGGTCATACTGTTTGCCTTCCCATTGATCTGTTTGGCCACCAGTTGCTTGAGCATTGGACTAGCCATTACAGCACCATTATGGATTCCGGTTTTCGTCCTCcttttgcatatatatatgattcTCATATATGATCTAGATGCGCCAGATAATACGAAAAATCGTTATTGCATACTATTGGAGGCATTAATTTGGAATTTACTTATCCAGGGACTATTGCAACCGTTAGCATCGGTTTTAGTGGCCACTTTAATGTGTCCTTTGGCAGCTGGAACTGTATTAATAG TTGGTGTCATTCGGTATACGTTCCGTATAGTGTGGGATTCACTCACTTTCCATTTATTCATTAAAAAATGCGGTAGAGTTCCGGCATCGGATAGTATTGCTGTGAAACGTGTTGCTGGACCTGGTTTGGCCTTGGATTACTATTTCATTATCAAACCAGAGCAGGCTTTGGCCGCCCTAGAGGCTAAAATGGAGCTGGATGAAATGCAGGCCTACCAACATGCCACGGAACGAGTAATACTCCAGCCGCAGCAGGATTTCTTGCAATTTGTTGAGGCGTGCTTTGGTCCTTTCTCAGCTCAGTTGAGTAAGACGGGACCATATTTGGCTTTGGATCGTGAGGCGCAGGATTTGATGAGTACATTGCATGAAAAGCTGGAAAAACGTCGCCGGGAACTTCAAACGGCGCTGACCACACAGGTTAAGTCCCGCATTAAGCTAAATACCAAAGAATTAAAA ATTGCCATACAACTGGCCGCCCATATATTAGAGAAATACTATCCGTCTCATGTTATCGGCAGATTGTCGATTAGCGAGGAGGAATTCTGGGATAATAAA GGTCTCACAGTGAACGACTGGCCTGGATTAGCTGGTCTCATTTATACCGATATATTTAGTTTAGATTTTCTAACGCCATTGACTGAACATGACACACATTTTAAACTAGAACCACATGCCTCGCTGGACTTAATGCGCTACACGGAAATGGTAAAGAATGCTAACGATGTGATTGGCTCCAAGGGTCTGGATCTGTTGGGCAATGTATATGCACCACGCGGCAATGTTCAAGTGCATTTGCCATTCCTTGAGGTTACGGCATTTAATCCACGTTCACGTATTACGCTGACATTTCGTAAACCCGAGAAACG TGACATGTCTGTGGGTTTGACTACGCCACGTGTGCGGGCTCAGCGTGCCCAACATATACCAAAATCCTCGCCGGATACTCAAAAGCCCTGGCGTCCGTGGAAACAGCAATGCGGAGAGAAAAGTGTCACCGAAAAGCTACTTATACCGCTGCCAGTTCCACATCCAGTCCACATCGCCATTGCTATTTACAATAGAGATACTGAACAGCCCATACCATTGGATTCGGAACTAGTGTGGGAGATACTCAAATCGATTGAGGATTGTCAAGGTGGAGATGCTATT CAAGTTGCCCAATCGGTGGCTCGCTATCACGGAGCGGTTATAGAGTCTAGCAATGATTCTCTGGCTAGCAGTAGTAGCATTGGGAGCACCAGGGACTCCGGCTCCGGATCAGTGTCTGGCTCAGCAATAGGCAATGGCACTGAGACTTTGCCCTGTGGCAACCGAGAG GTTTGCACACAAGTCAAAGTCGATGCAGAGCCGGAGCCCAGTTCATCGGGTTTCCATTGGACATTAAGCAATTGGGGCGCAAACCAGGCTGCTCGTCGACGCACTAATTCCAATGTACGTGTCGATTTGGCCAGTCCGGAGGATATATCATTAGATACTGATAGCTCTAGAGCCGTATTTAACAATGCCTATGGTACAACGGTCTAA